ACATTGATTTGATGAGAGCTTCTTGTGTATCTTTCCGTTGTGACAGTTTCGGACGACGATGAGATTGATTACTCCATCAAAGCAGAGTTCTATGACTCGGATCTCGACGATAAAGATGAGCTGTGGATGGCTAAGAAGAGAGATGGACGTGCTTCCGATGCTGTGCTGAGCTGCCCCGCCTGTTTCACCACCGTCTGCTTAGAGTGTCAAAGGTTATTCAACATTTTTGATGAATCTTTGGTTTAGGCTTTAAGGTTAACTTGTTCAATCCCCCCTATCCATGTGTTTTTTGCTTCCTGGAGCATAAGGCTGATAAGTGACTTTGCTAGATCCTGGAATGTTGAATTGTTTTTGGAGATTCTTGACTACATGTTACAGGCTCTAGATACTTAACATCATGGCTGTCTTTGATAGGATTCAAACCGATACAAGACTTTTGATTAAAATTAGAAGATCTCGAATCATTGACAAACTCTAGCTAACCAATTCAAACAGTTGTTCCTAACTATAGATTCAGCTACAATCCACTACTTTGACTAGTTACAAGGACTTATCACACAACTCTCTTAGCATAGCAAATGGAAGATACAATGAAGAACATGCTCTTAACCAGCTTGTTTGTAACTTGGTCACCTTCCATTTTTCTTTGTGAAGCTGACTTGTGGACGTAGGAACTGTATGCAGTTCAGTAGAACTTTCCTAATCGAACATTTGGATTCTTTTTGCAGGCACGAGCAGTATGTGACACAGTACAGGGCAGTCTTTGTGGTCAACTGCAAAGTTGATAAAGATAAAGCTTTGCAACACAGCACGGTTCCGTCAAAGGTTGGGAAACGAAGTAGAGATTCCGAGGAGAAAGAAACTGATTCTGCAGACAGCGGAAGAGTGAACTCGGTCGTTTGCTCAACTTGCTCGACAGAGATCGGAGTCTTTGACAGCGAAGAGATCTACCATTTCTTCAACGTCATCCCAAGCGAGCCTTAGTTACTTCATGAGTTTCTTGTAAACAATCTAGGAATTGGTCATAAAATGATGATAAACCAAAAGTTTAATCCAATGTTACTGT
This genomic interval from Brassica oleracea var. oleracea cultivar TO1000 chromosome C2, BOL, whole genome shotgun sequence contains the following:
- the LOC106325282 gene encoding E2F-associated phosphoprotein; its protein translation is MDSPTNSQKTVSDDDEIDYSIKAEFYDSDLDDKDELWMAKKRDGRASDAVLSCPACFTTVCLECQRHEQYVTQYRAVFVVNCKVDKDKALQHSTVPSKVGKRSRDSEEKETDSADSGRVNSVVCSTCSTEIGVFDSEEIYHFFNVIPSEP